The following proteins are co-located in the Vigna unguiculata cultivar IT97K-499-35 chromosome 9, ASM411807v1, whole genome shotgun sequence genome:
- the LOC114164868 gene encoding dnaJ homolog subfamily C member 17-like produces the protein MGQESDHKTQLVLEVCSISTRSVSCVHTLLSNPSKPPFIDWYCILGVEENAGLVTIRQQYHKLALQLHPDKNKHPKAEIAFKLISEAYMCLSDAAKRKAFDSKRSKNFCFECNRIPYTSKKVPVPGTGSSNGSCLKTRNMSGGSRSYKVWRNIKEMREMLKEEAKVIENCLRANLMSKKESPLYDPADYRDGSRFMNKVEREVPVFNPMKYLYQGYPHLRDHVHQNCETCWYFDTQNLVHNEKREAKYGSPVFEVRSQSKFGYDPS, from the exons ATGGGACAAGAATCAGATCACAAAACCCAGTTGGTGTTGGAGGTTTGCTCCATTTCCACACGTTCAGTTTCCTGTGTTCATACTCTTCTCTCAAACCCTTCCAAGCCACCTTTCATAGATTGGTATTGCATTCTTGGA GTGGAAGAAAATGCAGGCTTGGTCACCATTCGCCAGCAATACCATAAACTTG CTCTGCAACTTCATCCGGACAAGAACAAACATCCAAAGGCTGAAATTGCTTTCAAACTTATATCTGAG GCATATATGTGTCTGTCTGATGCTGCAAAAAGGAAAGCTTTTGACTCAAAAAGATCTAAAAATTTCTGCTTTGAGTGCAATAGAATTCCATATACATCCAAAAAAGTCCCTGTCCCTGGCACTGGCAGTTCCAATGGGTCATGTTTGAAGACACGGAATATGAGTGGTGGATCAAGATCTTACAAAGTTTGGAGAAACATTAAAGAGATGAGGGAAATGCTGAAGGAGGAGGCTAAGGTTATTGAGAACTGTCTGCGAGCAAATTTGATGTCAAAGAAAGAATCTCCATTGTACGATCCTGCAGATTACAGAGATGGAAGCAGATTCATGAACAAAGTTGAGAGAGAAGTTCCTGTTTTCAATCCGATGAAATACTTGTACCAAGGATATCCTCATCTGAGAGACCATGTTCATCAGAATTGCGAGACATGTTGGTACTTTGATACACAAAATCTTGTGCACAATGAGAAGAGAGAAGCTAAGTATGGCTCCCCAGTATTTGAGGTCAGATCACAGAGTAAATTTGGTTATGACCCATCATGA